One Argopecten irradians isolate NY unplaced genomic scaffold, Ai_NY scaffold_0426, whole genome shotgun sequence DNA segment encodes these proteins:
- the LOC138312697 gene encoding uncharacterized protein isoform X1, producing MKKSVQIGSQKYDFEQIPKKRRRDGPRASKGSRDQARSGEVISEGRFEQTESPGLGEEEGAEASGFSFGEVLAEMDTLTKYTIELRNNRGMHVLNGQKTVFLVQDFSTSTKTLQTNHYCVLKRKCVRFTDQTACIWCCSCNVSGVKDFDSIPPIVTDSYEDYLKHECLHVSAVSTFITEDISAPPELEDHNYFSDTIQECQVWELSGSGRPQAVVLCDLNVGVVRCWQGNLECLVCEWKECCHIKKLRNMLSDDSSDVPDVIDRLIIDMLESQGIQPEHNLKCLSSTKIPFNRSTPFPCLADPLSFSSLVEECLTCGTATDENTTSIHLFTCKRVIDCTVTSRTCRTCGQQYFYDGWSDGVLNMGNFLVHHEVLREYMYLYVYGRCTLHAFHQTWLKIQMEEGNGELSKTFLYRHFRLSWYNFVDLLDIDINSGFSCSECGPTPEMVLFDATTLGHRKIYQNWYSFKMKYLERRNVGSSHKDRIFIPDKTTRDLLQSFLSTKETTEDFSTLKERLKIHSPELLPFIHYCEATGTDHSIPQEYHNLMGILSSRYSVCASVHLSAIPVLERLLEDKECLSSAVFLNILHKECPIVFELMSLLKEVPAFLIPIIKKMLVRAQEPFKEATFLSTEAATATEDSNMFYPFAKKLRDRPTYAVDTPKLKTEESMCKKGKDNLLPGIFTMHCQHGNCYGYSIMDSVESPDMAFTVLLTRFETAPNFVIYDNACGLHNYCLNREPYHFRNTWFLVDRLHYRSHKLCSRGYKLADYPQFVKVNSQAVEQSNAAIAKLRTSLTYMNHSHFSSSLKLFLWYRNTHVLQTRIYN from the exons ATGAAGAAGAGTGTGCAAATTGGAAGTCAGAAATATGACTTTGAACAGATACCAAAGAAGAGAAGGCGTGATGGGCCAAGAGCTTCGAAGGGTTCCAGAGATCAGGCAAGATCTGGCGAAGTCATTTCTGAAGGAAGATTTGAACAGACAGAATCTCCAGGTTTGGGTGAAGAAGAAGGAGCAGAG GCATCTGGATTTTCCTTTGGTGAGGTGCTGGCAGAGATGGACACTCTGACGAAGTACACCATCGAGCTGCGTAACAACAGGGGAATGCATGTTTTGAATGGTCAGAAGACAGTGTTCTTAGTGCAAGACTTCAGCACCAGTACCAAGACGCTGCAG ACAAATCACTATTGTGTACTCAAGAGGAAGTGTGTTAGGTTCACAGACCAGACTGCTTGTATTTGGTGCTGTTCATGCAACGTTTCTGGAGTAAAGGATTTTGACAGTATCCCACCCATAGTAACAGACAGCTATGAAG ATTACTTGAAACATGAATGTCTTCATGTGAGTGCAGTTTCAACATTTATTACAGAAGACATTTCAGCTCCACCAGAATTGGAAG ATCATAATTACTTCAGCGATACCATTCAGGAG TGTCAAGTTTGGGAACTGAGTGGATCAGGAAGACCCCAAGCTGTAGTTTTATGTGATTTGAATGTTGGTGTAGTGAGATGCTGGCAGGGAAACTTGGAATGTCTTGTATGCGAATGGAAGGAGTGCTGCCACATTAAAAAGTTGAGGAATATGCTGTCAGATGATAGTTCAGATGTTCCGGATGTGATTGACAGACTCATTATAGATATGTTAGAGTCACAGGGCATCCAACCGGAGCataatttgaaatgtttgtCATCCACTAAAATTCCCTTCAACAGAAGCACTCCTTTCCCATGCCTTGCAGATCCACTGTCTTTTTCTAGTTTAGTCGAAGAGTGCTTGACTTGTGGAACCGCCACTGATGAAAATACAACAAGTATCCACCTTTTCACATGTAAAAGGGTGATAGATTGCACAG TGACTTCAAGGACATGTAGAACATGTGGGCAGCAGTATTTTTATGATGGATGGTCAGATGGTGTGCTCAATATGGGAAATTTCCTGGTACATCATGAGGTTTTAcgagaatacatgtatttgtatgtatatggAAG GTGTACCCTACATGCTTTCCATCAGACATGGTTGAAAATACAAATGGAAGAAGGCAATGGAGAACTATCCAAGACTTTCCTGTATCGCCACTTTCGTCTGTCATGGTACAACTTTGTAGACCTTCTAGACATTGACATCAATAGTGGCTTCAGTTGTAGTGAATGTGGACCGACACCAGAAATGGTATTATTTGATGCAACAACGCTAGGACACAGAAAAATTTACCAAAATTGGTACAGCTTCAAAATGAAATACCTAGAGAGAAGAAATGTTGGAAG CAGTCACAAGGATAGAATATTTATTCCTGACAAAACCACCCGAGACTTGTTACAATCGTTCCTGTCAACAAAGGAAACAACAGAAGATTTTTCAACATTGAAAGAACGATTAAAGATTCACTCTCCTGAACTGCTTCCTTTTATACATTACTGTGAGGCAACAGGAACGGATCATAGCATCCCTCAAGAATATCATAACCTCATGGGTATTTTGTCGTCAAGGTATTCAGTGTGTGCTTCTGTTCATCTCTCAGCCATCCCCGTACTAGAAAGGCTTCTTGAAGACAAAGAATGCTTATCGTCAGCTGTGTTTCTCAATATCCTTCATAAAGAGTGCCCAATTGTTTTTGAACTGATGAGCCTGTTGAAGGAAGTGCCAGCTTTTCTAATAcctattataaaaaaaatgttggtaCGGGCACAAGAGCCATTTAAGGAAGCAACATTCCTATCAACAGAAGCAGCAACGGCTACTGAAGATTCAAACATGTTTTATCCTTTTGCAAAGAAATTAAGGGACCGACCAACTTATGCTGTGGATACACCAAAATTGAAAACAGAGGAATCCATGTGTAAGAAAGGCAAGGACAATTTGTTGCCTGGCATTTTCACGATGCATTGTCAACATG GAAACTGCTATGGATATAGCATAATGGATAGTGTTGAAAGTCCTGATATGGCCTTTACAGTCCTTCTGACAAGGTTTGAAACAG CTCCCAACTTTGTCATCTATGATAATGCATGTGGCCTACATAACTATTGCTTGAACAGGGAACCATATCATTTCCGGAACACCTGGTTCCTTGTGGATAGACTGCATTACAGGTCTCACAAATTATGTAGCAGAGGATACAAATTGGCCGATTATCCACAATTTGTTAAAGTAAATAGTCAGGCAGTTGAACAGAGCAATGCAGCAATTGCAAAGCTTAGAACTAGTTTGACTTACATGAACCATAGTCATTTCAGTAGCTCATTGAAATTGTTTCTATGGTATAGAAACACTCATGTATTGCAGACAAGGATTTATAACTGA
- the LOC138312697 gene encoding uncharacterized protein isoform X2, translated as MKKSVQIGSQKYDFEQIPKKRRRDGPRASKGSRDQARSGEVISEGRFEQTESPGLGEEEGAEASGFSFGEVLAEMDTLTKYTIELRNNRGMHVLNGQKTVFLVQDFSTSTKTLQTNHYCVLKRKCVRFTDQTACIWCCSCNVSGVKDFDSIPPIVTDSYEDHNYFSDTIQECQVWELSGSGRPQAVVLCDLNVGVVRCWQGNLECLVCEWKECCHIKKLRNMLSDDSSDVPDVIDRLIIDMLESQGIQPEHNLKCLSSTKIPFNRSTPFPCLADPLSFSSLVEECLTCGTATDENTTSIHLFTCKRVIDCTVTSRTCRTCGQQYFYDGWSDGVLNMGNFLVHHEVLREYMYLYVYGRCTLHAFHQTWLKIQMEEGNGELSKTFLYRHFRLSWYNFVDLLDIDINSGFSCSECGPTPEMVLFDATTLGHRKIYQNWYSFKMKYLERRNVGSSHKDRIFIPDKTTRDLLQSFLSTKETTEDFSTLKERLKIHSPELLPFIHYCEATGTDHSIPQEYHNLMGILSSRYSVCASVHLSAIPVLERLLEDKECLSSAVFLNILHKECPIVFELMSLLKEVPAFLIPIIKKMLVRAQEPFKEATFLSTEAATATEDSNMFYPFAKKLRDRPTYAVDTPKLKTEESMCKKGKDNLLPGIFTMHCQHGNCYGYSIMDSVESPDMAFTVLLTRFETAPNFVIYDNACGLHNYCLNREPYHFRNTWFLVDRLHYRSHKLCSRGYKLADYPQFVKVNSQAVEQSNAAIAKLRTSLTYMNHSHFSSSLKLFLWYRNTHVLQTRIYN; from the exons ATGAAGAAGAGTGTGCAAATTGGAAGTCAGAAATATGACTTTGAACAGATACCAAAGAAGAGAAGGCGTGATGGGCCAAGAGCTTCGAAGGGTTCCAGAGATCAGGCAAGATCTGGCGAAGTCATTTCTGAAGGAAGATTTGAACAGACAGAATCTCCAGGTTTGGGTGAAGAAGAAGGAGCAGAG GCATCTGGATTTTCCTTTGGTGAGGTGCTGGCAGAGATGGACACTCTGACGAAGTACACCATCGAGCTGCGTAACAACAGGGGAATGCATGTTTTGAATGGTCAGAAGACAGTGTTCTTAGTGCAAGACTTCAGCACCAGTACCAAGACGCTGCAG ACAAATCACTATTGTGTACTCAAGAGGAAGTGTGTTAGGTTCACAGACCAGACTGCTTGTATTTGGTGCTGTTCATGCAACGTTTCTGGAGTAAAGGATTTTGACAGTATCCCACCCATAGTAACAGACAGCTATGAAG ATCATAATTACTTCAGCGATACCATTCAGGAG TGTCAAGTTTGGGAACTGAGTGGATCAGGAAGACCCCAAGCTGTAGTTTTATGTGATTTGAATGTTGGTGTAGTGAGATGCTGGCAGGGAAACTTGGAATGTCTTGTATGCGAATGGAAGGAGTGCTGCCACATTAAAAAGTTGAGGAATATGCTGTCAGATGATAGTTCAGATGTTCCGGATGTGATTGACAGACTCATTATAGATATGTTAGAGTCACAGGGCATCCAACCGGAGCataatttgaaatgtttgtCATCCACTAAAATTCCCTTCAACAGAAGCACTCCTTTCCCATGCCTTGCAGATCCACTGTCTTTTTCTAGTTTAGTCGAAGAGTGCTTGACTTGTGGAACCGCCACTGATGAAAATACAACAAGTATCCACCTTTTCACATGTAAAAGGGTGATAGATTGCACAG TGACTTCAAGGACATGTAGAACATGTGGGCAGCAGTATTTTTATGATGGATGGTCAGATGGTGTGCTCAATATGGGAAATTTCCTGGTACATCATGAGGTTTTAcgagaatacatgtatttgtatgtatatggAAG GTGTACCCTACATGCTTTCCATCAGACATGGTTGAAAATACAAATGGAAGAAGGCAATGGAGAACTATCCAAGACTTTCCTGTATCGCCACTTTCGTCTGTCATGGTACAACTTTGTAGACCTTCTAGACATTGACATCAATAGTGGCTTCAGTTGTAGTGAATGTGGACCGACACCAGAAATGGTATTATTTGATGCAACAACGCTAGGACACAGAAAAATTTACCAAAATTGGTACAGCTTCAAAATGAAATACCTAGAGAGAAGAAATGTTGGAAG CAGTCACAAGGATAGAATATTTATTCCTGACAAAACCACCCGAGACTTGTTACAATCGTTCCTGTCAACAAAGGAAACAACAGAAGATTTTTCAACATTGAAAGAACGATTAAAGATTCACTCTCCTGAACTGCTTCCTTTTATACATTACTGTGAGGCAACAGGAACGGATCATAGCATCCCTCAAGAATATCATAACCTCATGGGTATTTTGTCGTCAAGGTATTCAGTGTGTGCTTCTGTTCATCTCTCAGCCATCCCCGTACTAGAAAGGCTTCTTGAAGACAAAGAATGCTTATCGTCAGCTGTGTTTCTCAATATCCTTCATAAAGAGTGCCCAATTGTTTTTGAACTGATGAGCCTGTTGAAGGAAGTGCCAGCTTTTCTAATAcctattataaaaaaaatgttggtaCGGGCACAAGAGCCATTTAAGGAAGCAACATTCCTATCAACAGAAGCAGCAACGGCTACTGAAGATTCAAACATGTTTTATCCTTTTGCAAAGAAATTAAGGGACCGACCAACTTATGCTGTGGATACACCAAAATTGAAAACAGAGGAATCCATGTGTAAGAAAGGCAAGGACAATTTGTTGCCTGGCATTTTCACGATGCATTGTCAACATG GAAACTGCTATGGATATAGCATAATGGATAGTGTTGAAAGTCCTGATATGGCCTTTACAGTCCTTCTGACAAGGTTTGAAACAG CTCCCAACTTTGTCATCTATGATAATGCATGTGGCCTACATAACTATTGCTTGAACAGGGAACCATATCATTTCCGGAACACCTGGTTCCTTGTGGATAGACTGCATTACAGGTCTCACAAATTATGTAGCAGAGGATACAAATTGGCCGATTATCCACAATTTGTTAAAGTAAATAGTCAGGCAGTTGAACAGAGCAATGCAGCAATTGCAAAGCTTAGAACTAGTTTGACTTACATGAACCATAGTCATTTCAGTAGCTCATTGAAATTGTTTCTATGGTATAGAAACACTCATGTATTGCAGACAAGGATTTATAACTGA